A stretch of DNA from Henriciella sp. AS95:
AAGTGCCCGATCCATGTGTGACAGGCTGGTTGTTGCCATTAACTCCGACACTTCAGTCAAGCGGCTGAAAGGGGATAATCGGCCGATTAACTCCGAGCATGATCGAGCGACAATTATGTCTGGTATCAATGCCGTAGATGCCGTCACCATCTTCGAAGAAGACACGCCAGAGGCCTTGATCGAGCTCATCGTACCGGACCTTCTGGTGAAGGGCGGCGATTATTCGATCGAGACGATTGTCGGTGCCGACACTGTTCTCAAGAACGGCGGCGAGGTGCACATCGTCGAACTTGAAGCGGGACACTCGACCACAAACATCATCGAACGATCAAAGACCTAGTCTCCGCGGTCTCCGGAGATGTCTTCATCCTGGTTCGGTCGACGAATTGGCGCAACATCCACCACTTCATCTGCGGCCCAGGTATCGAAGGGTTCAGCTGGCTTTACAGCGTTTGCATCAAGCCATTCTGCAAGCGTTTCTGCGCGCTTGTGCAATGTGGAACTCAAATCTTCTGAAGAGGAATAGGTCATCTGTGGGCTTGGCAGGCTTGGCAGGACAAACCTCATGGCAGACGCATTTGCAACGAGGTCAGCGCTGACTGCACAGGGGTCGACAGCCGGACTACAATTGCCAAGAGCGGGCATAAAAGCACCCGTATCGGCGTCTGAACTCATAACGACGCCGCCAAAACGCTGGCCAAAATCCTCGTCGTCGGGAAGGGTGCCCAGCGCAGCGGTAAGAAGCGACTCAGTGCCAGGCGCGGCGAGAATGATGAGTCCGCGCTTGCGATTGTCGGTTGAAAGGTACCGCGCCATACCGTCGATGACGTCGGTTTCAGCCAGTTTCATCGCTTCGGATCGGGATTTCGCCGCCAGAGCGGGCGAGGGGGATCTGTAAGAAGGCGCGTATATTTCGAGGTCTGACGTATCCAGGCCAACCTCTGAGACGAATGCATCATAACTTTGATGTATGACGTCGTCGTCAGCGCGAATGATGCCCGCTGGCGCAGGTGTTGTCGGCGGCGGGGCAATCACAAAGAAATCGACCCCCCATGGTGTTGCCCAGCCACCTGGAGGGAGTTCCGCAGGCCTTTCCAGCCATGCCTCATCATAGAAATAATCGGGCGCTGGAGGTGTGCCTTCTGTTCGCCCGATCATTGATGTGTAGATGAGGTTCTTGAAAGCGAACCAGCCAACAAGAATGACAACAACTGCGATTAGCCCGCGGCGCATTACTCTTCCTTCATTGCCTCTTTCAGTCCTGAATAGGACGGCTGATCCACCTTTAGCTGTGCAATTGCGGTCTTTTTTAGGTGCAACATGAGCTCAGTTGAGCTGCTATCCAGCGTGCGGTTCCTCAGGCGCTCGCTAAGTTCGCAATTCAAGGCTCTCAAATCATTCTCATTCGAGGTGCCGAGCAGAGCCTGCAGGCTCGATCTTTCTTCAGCATCGTTTTGTTTGCGGGCCTCCAAATCTCGCGCAATCGTCGCAAGCACATTGGAGGCAACCCTTGCGTGGAAGGCAGCCCGACCACTGAGTTCAGGCATCGCGGTGTGATCGACAAAATTCTTCACCGCTTCAACAAGCTCTTTGATCGTTGGCTGGTCGTACATTATTGCCTCTCCAGCAGGTTTATCAGGTCTATTTCTGTTTCCGAAACACGTCGGCCGATCGCCGCGCGTTCGACACTCGGATCAGCGCCGGACCGAAAGGATTCGTACATCATCATGCACATGATGCCCCATTTGAGGCTGCCTAGAATTTCCCACCAGTCAATATCCGTCGGTTGAAAGGCTTGGCCGCCAGCTTGCTCGTAAGCGTCAAGCAAGTCCTCCAATTGCCCGAAGCCGCCGACCCGATTTTCAGATTGTCCGAAGCGCCACGAATTTACGCATAGCCACGCAATGTCTTCTCTCGGATCCCCAATGTGCGAGAGTTCCCAGTCGAGAACCGACGCCAAACCCTGTTCGTCGACCATGATGTTTCCGAGGCGGAAGTCACCGTGAACGAGAGCAGGCTTGAGCGGCGAAGGGGCATGGTCCTCTAGCCATGCAACAGCCAAATCGAATATCGGTCGACATATCCCGGTGGACCTGTAGGTTTCATCGTATCTGCGAAGTTGATCCAGGCCGCTGCTCTCTTCCAGACCGCAATCGCTTGCACCTTTGACAGAGTGAATTCGCGCGAGCGCCATACCGCATTGCTCCGGCAGCACAGCGCGGGCGGTAGCATATTGATCGTCTCGCAGAATGCGTCGCGCAATGGTTTCTCCGGTGATACGGCTCATGAAGAAACCCTCACCGAGGCCATCTGTGGGCGTCAGCACCCTGAGTACCTTTGGGACGGGCACATCAGCGTCAGATGCCAACGCAATGACCTCCGCTTCCCGGGCAAGTCCGATCGGATTTAATTCCGACGTGGCCGTCGCCCCTTCGGGGGCTCGGCGTAAGATAATAGAATCAGGGACCAATGATCCTGCAAGCTTCAGCAACCAGGTTTCCTGGCTAGCGCCGCCTGACAATTGCTCGGCCGAATTCAATTCAGCTTTTCCGTCGTAAATCTTTGCAACGACAGCGGAAAGCCTGCGTTCAAAATCTTGTGCGTCACTCATCTTCGCCACAATTAACGGAAAGAAGAACACTTCCAAGCCATACTCAACGTCAACCAGACGCACGCAGGAGCGCCTAAATGTCGAAAAGACGCAAGAAAGACAAAGGTTTGATGGGCATTGAGCCCAAGCCAAAACGTCTGAGCGTCTGGGCATGGCTCCGCGGACGTTTTCTCGCCGGTATGGTGATCGCGGCGCCGATCGCGATTACGATATTTGTCCTGCAGTTTCTGATAAATTTCATCGACAATCGCGTGAAGCCGCTGCTGCCACCGGTCATTCAGCCGGAGACCTACACGAACTACGCCATCCCAGGCTTTGGCGTGCTGGTCATGATCATCGTCCTGACAATACTGGGCGCGATCGCCACGAATCTGATCGGTCGATCAGTGATCAGTGCGACGGATCGGATTCTATCGCGCATTCCGCTTGTCAGAAACGTCTATGCCGCTTTCAAACAGCTTACAGAAGTGCTCGCGAGCAATCAGCAGGCATCCTATGACCGGGTGGTCATGGTGGAATACCCGAAGGCCGGCTCATGGTGCATTGGTTTTGTCGCGTCGGATGCAAAGGGCGAAATCAAACATCACCTCGGGCCTGAATTCATTGGGGTGTTTGTGCCGACAACACCAAACCCGACGTCTGGCTTTCTTATGTACGTCAATCGAGCCGAGTGTATCGATCTCGACATGTCGATCGAGGAGGGCGCGAAGATGATCCTGTCCGCCGGTCTCATCGTGCCTGAGAAGCTTGCGCCGGCGTCGGAAACGACGCCCTCAACTGCTGTCCCTGCTGAGCGGGCTGAGCAGCTCCCTCAATAGGCCAAGAGCCTCAGCCCGCTTCGCATTGGTCTCGCCGCCGCGCTCCACCAGGAAGCGGGCATCCTGTCTTGCGACGGGCACTAGGTCTGCATCCTTGGTGAGGTCGATGATCCGGTAATCGACGGCACCAGACTGGCGCAAGCCAAGCAGATCACCCGGACCGCGCAAGCGAAAGTCGGCTTCGGCGATCTCAAATCCATCTTCTGTTGCACGAAGAGTCTCCAGTCGTTCGCGCGCCACGTCTCCAAGAGGCGGACGATACAGGAGCAAGCAGAAAGACTTCTTGGTTCCGCGGCCCACGCGTCCGCGCAGCTGATGCAGTTGAGCCAGTCCGAATCCCTCAGCGCGTTCGATCACCATGATGGTCGCATCTGGAACGTCGACACCGACTTCGATCACTGTGGTCGCAACGAGCACTTTCGTTTTACCAGTTCGAAAGTCTTCCAGTGCCGTATCTTTCGCTTCGCCCTTCAGGCGGCCATGCACCAGTCCCACCGGCACGCCCAGTGCTTCCTTGAGAGCTGCAGAGCGATACACCGCTGAACTATCATCTTCGTCAGCGTCGACGCGAGGACAGACCCAGAAAACCCGTTCACCTCGGTCGATTGCGCGGGCGACGCCCTGAACAACTTCTTCAATACGCGTATCGGGGATGGCGCGTGTTTCAATTGGTTGCCGGCCCTCCGGCTTTTCATCGAGAACGGATATGTCGAGATCACCGTGAACAGCCTGCGCGAGCGTCCTTGGTATCGGCGTGGCGCTCATGACGAGCATGTGCGGGGCTTGTGCTTTGCTGGCGAGTTTCATGCGGTCGGCAACGCCAAACCTGTGTTGCTCGTCCACGATCACAAGACCCAGGTTTTGGAACCTGACCGCCTCCTGGAACAGAGCCTGAGTGCCGACAGCAATCTGGATCGATCCATCGGCAAGGCCGATCAGGGTCCCTTCGCGTGCTGCGCCTCGGTCTCGCCCGGTGAGCGCGGCGACTTCATAGCCAAGCGGCGAGAGCAGGCCGGACACAGTCTCGTACTGTTGGCGTGCCAAAACCTCTGTTGGCGCCATAAACGCTGCCTGAAAACCGCTGCTCACCGCTTTCACAGCGGCAAGCAATGCGACCAGCGTTTTGCCAGCGCCGACATCGCCCTGAAGCATTCTGCGCATCGGGTGCGGTTCAGCGATATCTACTGTGATTTCCTTCACGGCCCGAATCTGGGCGTTTGTCAGCTTATAGGGGAGGGAGGCTGCAACCGCGTTCATGTCGTCATTGCTCGACTTGAGGTTTGGCGCGGCCCGCTGCGTGCGCGCCTGTCGGGCTTTGGCGAATACGAGCTCTCGAGCCAGGGCCTCGTCATACGCCAGCCTCTCTCGACACGTTTCAAAAGCGGTTTCGTCATATTCAGTCGGCGCATGGAGGCCCGTCAACGCGGCTTTGAAGGCAGGCCAGTCATGCTTGTCCATCAGGTCTGCCGATATCCATTCCGGCAGTTCGTCAGTGATGCAATCAAGCGCAGCCTCAGCTGCACTATGGACCTTCTTGTTGGTCAATCCTGCGGTAAGCGAATAGATCGGCTCGACCTGAGGCGGCATTTCCCCGCGCGCAGGGTCGATAATATAATCGGGATGCGTCATCTGGCGTTCGCCTTGAAATTCGCCGACCGCGCCGGAAACAATCCGCTCTTTTCCAATAGGAAACTGGCCCTGCAACCATCGAGGCTCTGCCCGAAAAAAGATGAGGGTCAAAAACCCCGTACCATCATACATCTGGATACGGTGAGGCGCGCGATCATTGTAAGGCGCTTTATAGGCGTGAACTTCGCCACGGACTGTTGCGACCTCACCTGGGATCAGCTCTTCGAACGACGCCTTCACTCTCCTGTCCAGCCAGCGATCCGGCAGGTGCAACAAGAGGTCCCATACATGTTCGCCACCAATCAGGTGTTCGAAAACAGGTTTCAGCTTGGGGCCGATTCCGGGCAGCCTGTCCAAGGACTGAAAGAGGGGGAAAAGTCGTTCGTCGCGCATAGGTGGTGTTGACAATAGTCGAAGGTGGCTCACCTGCAATTGCACTTATCGGCGGAACGGGTAGAGGACATTGAGTCATGGATGAACGAAAACGAAAATTGAAGTTCCGTGCTTCGAGACGAGGGTTTCGAGAGATGGACCTGATTATGGGGCAGTTTGCGGACCGTCACATCGCTGGCATGAGCGAGACTGAACTCCAGGAATTCGAACGCTTGCTCGCCACGCCGGACTGGGAAGTTTACGCTTGGATCGTAGGCAACAAAAGCGTCCCGCCAAATTATGCAGGACCGGTCATGGACCGTCTGCTCGCGTTCGAGTACGACCCCCTCGGTTAGCGCAGTCCGCATCCCGAAACACCTGTCCGGCGAGCCCAGATTTCGAATATGCCCCAAGTCTCTTCATTGGCGCAGCTTTCGGCGCCTACCAATATTGCCGGCGCGCCTTTCGGGCTGGACCTGCTTGTCATGCAGCGCGCTCTGCAGGGCTCTTCACGGATTGGTCTGTATGTCGCCCGCGATGACAAGACGGCCAATGCCGCGCTAAAGCTCGCAGAGTTTAACATGCCAGCCCTGGACAGGGTCTTGCTGCCTGGCTGGGATATTCTGCCCTATGACAGGGTGAGCCCGAGCCCGTCGGTTGCGTCACAACGATGTGCCGCCCTCGCCAGAATTGCCCAGCACGACACGTCGAACAGCGCATTGCTAGTCATCACGACTTCGTCGTCATTGATGCAACGGGTTCCACCGCGTGAAACCATGAAAGCGGCGAGCTTCACTTTGTCTGTAGGGCAGGACGTCGATGAAAAGGCTCTGACAGACTATCTCGCCATCAATGGCTACATACGGTCCAGCACCGTCAGCGACCGGGGCGAATTTTCAGTCCGCGGCGGCATCATCGATGTCTATCCGCCCACAAGCATCGAACCTATTCGTCTGGACCTCTTCGGTTCAACGCTCGATCAGCTGAAAGCATTCGACCCGGAAACCCAGGTTTCCACTCGCACTTTGAAGTCGGCCGTCTTGGCTCCGGTGTCCGAAATTCTCTATTCGGCCGAAACGCTGAGTCTGTTTCGTGAAAAGTACCTCGCCGCCATGGGCGCCCCGGCGGGGGACATGATGTACGAAGCGGCTCGCGCACAGATCCGCCGACAAGGGCTTGAGAACTGGCTGCCACTGTTTCACCCGCATCTTGATACGCTGTTTGATTATGTCGGCACT
This window harbors:
- a CDS encoding DUF502 domain-containing protein, with amino-acid sequence MSKRRKKDKGLMGIEPKPKRLSVWAWLRGRFLAGMVIAAPIAITIFVLQFLINFIDNRVKPLLPPVIQPETYTNYAIPGFGVLVMIIVLTILGAIATNLIGRSVISATDRILSRIPLVRNVYAAFKQLTEVLASNQQASYDRVVMVEYPKAGSWCIGFVASDAKGEIKHHLGPEFIGVFVPTTPNPTSGFLMYVNRAECIDLDMSIEEGAKMILSAGLIVPEKLAPASETTPSTAVPAERAEQLPQ
- a CDS encoding DUF6285 domain-containing protein, coding for MYDQPTIKELVEAVKNFVDHTAMPELSGRAAFHARVASNVLATIARDLEARKQNDAEERSSLQALLGTSNENDLRALNCELSERLRNRTLDSSSTELMLHLKKTAIAQLKVDQPSYSGLKEAMKEE
- a CDS encoding succinate dehydrogenase assembly factor 2; the protein is MDERKRKLKFRASRRGFREMDLIMGQFADRHIAGMSETELQEFERLLATPDWEVYAWIVGNKSVPPNYAGPVMDRLLAFEYDPLG
- a CDS encoding phosphotransferase family protein, encoding MRLVDVEYGLEVFFFPLIVAKMSDAQDFERRLSAVVAKIYDGKAELNSAEQLSGGASQETWLLKLAGSLVPDSIILRRAPEGATATSELNPIGLAREAEVIALASDADVPVPKVLRVLTPTDGLGEGFFMSRITGETIARRILRDDQYATARAVLPEQCGMALARIHSVKGASDCGLEESSGLDQLRRYDETYRSTGICRPIFDLAVAWLEDHAPSPLKPALVHGDFRLGNIMVDEQGLASVLDWELSHIGDPREDIAWLCVNSWRFGQSENRVGGFGQLEDLLDAYEQAGGQAFQPTDIDWWEILGSLKWGIMCMMMYESFRSGADPSVERAAIGRRVSETEIDLINLLERQ
- the recG gene encoding ATP-dependent DNA helicase RecG produces the protein MRDERLFPLFQSLDRLPGIGPKLKPVFEHLIGGEHVWDLLLHLPDRWLDRRVKASFEELIPGEVATVRGEVHAYKAPYNDRAPHRIQMYDGTGFLTLIFFRAEPRWLQGQFPIGKERIVSGAVGEFQGERQMTHPDYIIDPARGEMPPQVEPIYSLTAGLTNKKVHSAAEAALDCITDELPEWISADLMDKHDWPAFKAALTGLHAPTEYDETAFETCRERLAYDEALARELVFAKARQARTQRAAPNLKSSNDDMNAVAASLPYKLTNAQIRAVKEITVDIAEPHPMRRMLQGDVGAGKTLVALLAAVKAVSSGFQAAFMAPTEVLARQQYETVSGLLSPLGYEVAALTGRDRGAAREGTLIGLADGSIQIAVGTQALFQEAVRFQNLGLVIVDEQHRFGVADRMKLASKAQAPHMLVMSATPIPRTLAQAVHGDLDISVLDEKPEGRQPIETRAIPDTRIEEVVQGVARAIDRGERVFWVCPRVDADEDDSSAVYRSAALKEALGVPVGLVHGRLKGEAKDTALEDFRTGKTKVLVATTVIEVGVDVPDATIMVIERAEGFGLAQLHQLRGRVGRGTKKSFCLLLYRPPLGDVARERLETLRATEDGFEIAEADFRLRGPGDLLGLRQSGAVDYRIIDLTKDADLVPVARQDARFLVERGGETNAKRAEALGLLRELLSPLSRDSS